A genomic stretch from Plasmodium reichenowi strain SY57 chromosome 4, whole genome shotgun sequence includes:
- a CDS encoding hypothetical protein (conserved Plasmodium protein, unknown function), translating to MKGLKVFMRSFAYFSLVCNLINNVIICHKINYENIEENPQINDQNIMEILNSSVLNNNMKKEKEKNILYDISYYIEYLKIINSLDNKYNDKFHKAILNIDTTKKKKEKKNIDLIYYSGKKYNNNIKDIKKQLHKSFYV from the coding sequence ATGAAAGGTTTAAAGGTCTTCATGAGGAGCTTTGCTTATTTTTCTCTTGTATgtaatttaattaataatgtaataatatgtcATAAAATCAACTATGAAAACATTGAAGAAAACCCCCAAATTAATGATCAAAATATTAtggaaatattaaattcGAGCGtcttaaataataatatgaaaaaagaaaaagagaaaaatattttatatgatatttcTTACTATattgaatatttaaaaataataaattcattagataataaatataatgacAAGTTCCATAAAGCCATACTAAATATAGatacaacaaaaaaaaagaaagaaaaaaaaaatatagacCTTATATACTACTcaggaaaaaaatataacaataatataaaggatattaaaaaacaaCTTCATAAAAGCTTCTATGTTTAA